In Gammaproteobacteria bacterium, the sequence CCGGACCCCGCCGCCCTCACCCGCATCGCGCGGGAGGTCCTGGAGACCGAAGCCAGCGCGGTCAGCGCGCTCACGGCGCGCCTGGACGGCTCCTTCACCGAGGCCTGCCGCCTCATGCTCGCCTGCCGCGGCCGCGTGGTGGTGACCGGCATGGGCAAGAGCGGGCACGTGGCCGGCAAGATCGCGGCCACCCTCGCCTCCACCGGCACGCCGGCCTTCTTCGTGCATCCGGGCGAGGCCAGCCACGGCGACCTCGGCATGATCACCGGCGAGGACCTGGTGCTGGCGCTCTCCAACTCCGGCGAGACCAGCGAGCTCGTCACCATCCTGCCGCTCATCAAGCGCCTCGGCGTGAAGCTGATCGCGCTCACCGGCAAGCCCGGCTCCAGCCTCGCCAAGACCGCCGACGTGCACCTGGATGTGAGCGTGGCGCGCGAGGCGGACCCCCTCAACCTCGCGCCCACGGCCAGCACCACCGCGGCGCTGGCCATGGGCGACGCGCTGGCCATGGCGGTGCTCTCGGCCCGCGGCTTCACCCACGAGGACTTCGCCCGCTCCCATCCCGGCGGCAGCCTGGGGAGGCGCCTCCTGCTCCGGGTCGAGGACATCATGCACAAGGGCGAGCGCGTCCCCTCCGTGCCCCTCGGCACTTCCCTGAGCCAGGCGCTGGTCGAGATGACCCGCAAGGGCCTGGGGATGACGGCGATCGTGGACGCAGGCGGCAAGGTCGCCGGCATCTACACCGACGGCGACCTGCGCCGCACCCTGGACAAGCAGGTGGACGTACACAAGGCCAAGGTCGACGAGGTGATGACCCGCGACTGCACCACCGCAGCCCCCGACATGCTGGCGGGCGAGGCGCTGCATATATTGGAGAGCCGCAAGTTCAACGGCCTGCTGGTGGTGGACAAGGGCGGGAAACTGCTGGGCGCGCTGAACATGCATGATCTCCTGAGAGCAGGCATCGTCTAGATGGACCTGAGAGAGAGAGCAGCCCGTATCAAGCTGGTGGTGTTCGACGTGGATGGCGTGTTCACTGACGGCAGCCTGTACTACGGTCCCGGCGGCGAGGAGCTCAAGGTCTTCAACGTGCAGGACGGCCAGGGCGTGAAGCGCCTGCTGGCCGCGGGCATCGGTGCGGCGGTGATCTCCGGGCGCGACTCGGCCGCGGTGACGCGCCGCATGCGCGACCTCGGCATCACCCACGTGTTCCAGGGCGACGAGGACAAGCTGCCGGTGCTGGAACGCCTGCTCAAGAAGCTCGGTCTCACTCTGGAGCAGGCCGCCCACGTGGGCGATGACCTGCCGGACCTGCCGCTGTTCCAGCGGGTCGGCCTGGCCGTGGCGACGGCGAATGCCATGCCGGCCCTCAAGGCTGCCGCCCACCACGTCACCGCCGCCGGCGGCGGGCGCGGGGCGGTGCGCGAGGTCTGCGATCTCCTGCTCACCGCCCAAGGGCACGCATGAACCTGCGCCTGACCACCCTGGTGCTGTTCCTGGTGGCGGTGGCGGTCGGCACCGTGTGGCTGCTGCGGGAGACCGAGCTGCAGGGCCTGCAGGGCGAGCGCCCCAAGACCCACAAGCCCGACTACTACTTCACCGACGCCATCGTGACGAGCCTGGACCTCAAGGGCAAACCGGCTTCCGAGCTGAAGGCGCCGCGCATCATCCACCATCCGGACGACGACAGCGTGGAGGTGTTCCTGCCGCGCATGCGCTACTTCACCAAGCAGGGCGAGCCCTGGTATGCCGAGGCCGACCACGGGCTGGAGCCGAGCGGCGGCAACCTCGTATACCTGGACGGACACGTGAAGATGACCCACCATGACGAGCATGGCGGGCCGCCACTCGTGATAGACACCGACCACCTCACGGTGGACCTGCAGACCAACGTCGCCACCACCGACGACCCGGTAGCCATGGTCAAAGGCGTGAGCCACATGACCGGCACCGGCATGGACGGCTACATGCAGGACAATCGCATGGTGCTGCGCACCAACGTCAAGGCTTTCTATGTACCCAGCAAACCGTAAGCCGCTGCTGCTCGCCGTCTTCGCCGTGGGCCTCTTGGCCGCCGGCGGCGCCTGGGCGCTCAAGACCGACAAGAACCAGCCCATCAACGTGCAGTCGGACCACGGCGACTTCCGCAGCGACCCCAAGGACAACAGCCGCGGCACCGGCATCTACACCGGCCACGTGATCATCACCCAGGGCAGCATCGTGCTGACCGCCGACCGGGCGGTGCTGCATATCGTCAACAACGAACTGAACAGCGCGGACGTGACCGGCGAGCCCGCCACCTTCGTGCAGCAGCCGGACCAGGGCGCGCCCATGAACGGGGAGGCGCGCGAGATCACCTACGACGCCGGCAAGAACGAGATTGTGCTCATCGACAACGCGCGCCTGAGCCAGGCGGTGGGGGATGCCGCCGGAGCCGGCAAGCATGGCGAAGCCAAACCCGATGACATGCCTGGCGAGCGGCTCATGACCGCCGACCGCATCCGCTACAACACCGACACCCAGCGCGTGATCGCCAGGGCCGGCGACGACGAGCAGCGGGTGCACATCAGCTTCCCGCCCAAGACCGCCGCGCCGGCCCCCTCCACCGCGGCCAGACCCGTGAAGCCCGTCCCGGCCGCCGCCACCCATGCAGGAACCCCGCCGTGAGCACCCTGAAGGCCGAGAACCTGGTCAAGCGCTACCGCCGCCGCGAGGTGGTGCGTGGAGTGTCGCTGGGGCTCGAACGCGGCGAGGTAGTGGGCCTGCTCGGCCCCAATGGCGCCGGCAAGACCACCCTGTTCTACATGATCGTGGGGCTGGTGCCGGCGGACGGCGGCAGCATCACCCTGGATGGGGAGGACCTGACGAAGCTGCCGGTGCACGCGCGCGCGCGCCTGGGGCTGGGCTATCTGCCGCAGGAAGCCTCGGTGTTCCGCAAGCTCACGGTGGAGGACAACATCCTCGCCATCCTCGAGACCCGCTCGGACCTCGGCCGCAAGGACCGCAAGCAGCGGCTGGAGGAGCTCCTGGAGGAACTGCACATCAGCCACATCCGCGACGGTCTCGGCATCTCGCTGTCGGGCGGCGAGCGGCGGCGCGTGGAGATCGCGCGCGCGCTGGCGGCGGACCCGGCGTTCATGCTGCTGGATGAGCCCTTCGCCGGCGTGGACCCGATCTCGGTGATCGACATCCAGCGCATCATCGACCACCTGAAGGCACGCAACATCGGCGTGCTGGTCACGGACCATAACGTGCGGGAGACGCTCGGGATATGCGGCCGGGCATATATCATCAACGCCGGCCAGGTGATCGCGGAAGGTACTCCCGACAGCATCCTCGCCAACCAGGAAGTCCGTCAAGTCTACCTAGGCGAGAATTTTCGGCTATAACTTAAGCATGGTCCTCGGATTGCTTATCACCCCCCCAAGCATGGGGCGGGTGCGGTCTTCTCCCCCCTCCAGAACCGGGGGGGTCTGCCCGGACAAAGTCCAGGGTCATGCGGCACAAGGGGGTCGTGTCGCGTGAAGCCGACCCTCGTCCTGCGACAGACCCAGAGACTGAGTCTCACTCCCGAACTGCGCCAGGCCCTGGGATTGCTGCAGCTCTCCGCCATGGAGCTCTCCGCGAAGGTGCGGGAGGCCCTGGAGGGCAATGTGCTGCTGGAGCGCGAGGACACGGCCACGCCGGAGCCTGAGGCCGGTTCGGCCGCGGAGACCGAGCCTCAGGTGGACTGGGACAGCGCCGCCGGCAGCCGTGAGAGCGCCGGCACCTGGGACGATGAGACCGACGACTTCGAGTCAGCCGAGCGCGGCGGCCAGAGCCTCAAGGAATACCTCCTGTGGCAGCTCGAGCTCGCACGCATGAGCGCGCGGGACGCCGCCATCGGCGCCGCCATCATCGACTCGCTAAACGACGACGGCTACCTCACCGAGCCCCTCGAGGACATCCGCCAGTCCCTGGCGGACAGCGACGAGGCGCCGGAAGCGGACGAGATGTACGCGGTGCTGCACCGGGTGCAAGCCTTCGACCCTCCCGGCATCGCGGCCCGCGACCTCAAGGAATGCCTGCTGCTGCAGCTGCGCCAGGGCGACAAGACCGACCCGGTGCGCGCCCTCGCCACCGCACTCGTCACCAGCCACCTGGAGAGCATCGCCGCCCGTGAGCACGTGCGCCTGTGCCGCCTGCTGGGCGTGGAACGCACCGCGCTGGACACGGCCATGGAGCTGATCCGCGAGCTCAACCCGCGCCCTGGCGCCGCCATCGCCGGCAGTCCGGTGGACTATGTGGTGCCGGACGTGCTGGTGAGCCGGCGCGGCAGCGGCTGGTTCGTGGAACTCAACCCCGAGGCGGTGCCGCGCATCCGCGTCAACGCCGCCTACGCAGCGGCGCTCCACCGCGGGGGCGACGGCGGGGACCTGGCCCAGCAGCTGCAGGAGGCGCGCTGGCTGGTGCGCAGCATCCGCATGCGCAACGAGACGCTGCTGCGCGTGGCGCAGAGCATCGTGCGCAAGCAAGGCGGATTCCTGGCGAACGGCGACGAAGCCATGCAGCCGCTGCTGATGAAGGACCTGGCGCAGGAACTGGAGCTGCACGAGTCCACCGTCTCGCGCGTGGTCGCGAACAAGCACATGGCGACGCCGCGCGGCAGCGTGGCGTTCCGGCACTTCTTCTCCGGCGAGCTGCCGGCGGACGATGGCGGCGCGTTCTCCGCCACCGCCATCAGGGCGATGATCAAGAAGCTGGTGGCGCAGGAGGATCCGCGCCGCCCGATGAGCGACAACCACATCACCAAGGCCCTCCTGGACCGCGGGGTTCACGTGGCCCGGCGCACGGTGGCGAAATACCGTGAGGCCCTGACCATCCCCCCGGCCCACGAGCGCAGACGCCTCGATCAGGGGTAACAGACAGACGACGACCAAGAGGAGATGCACATGAAGATAGACGTTACGGGACACCACGTGGAGATCACCGATGCGCTCCGCACCTACGTGCAGAACAAGTTCGAGCGGCTGGAGCGCCATTTCGACCACGTCACCGGCATCCATGTGGTGCTGACCGTGTCCAAGCTGGAACACCGGGCCGAGGCCACGCTCAACGTGAGCCGTGCCAAGCTCTTCGCCGATGCCGTGGAGGCGGACATGTACGCCGCCATAGACAGCCTGGTGGACAAGCTCGACCGGCAGGTGAAGAAGCACAAGGAGAAGCTCTCCGGCCACAGCGACCGGGCCTCGGTGCGAAACGCCGTCCCCGGCTAGATATCCCTTAACCCCGAGTGGAGCAAGCGGCGTGGTGATCCCACGCCGCCCTTCTTTGTGCCGGCCGCAGGCGCCACGCCCGTGCCGAAAATGTATAGAATCTGCCCATGCGTCTCGTCATCCTCAGCGGCCTCTCCGGTTCCGGCAAGTCTGTGGCGATCCACATGCTGGAGGACCTGGGCTACTACTGCGTGGACAACATCCCGGCCGGGCACCTGCAGAGCTTCGTGCGCGAGACCCTGCTCACCGGCGACCCCGCCTACCAGCGCATGGCGGTGGGCGTGGATGCCCGCAACCGGACCGAGGACATCCGCGCGGTGCCCCAGACAGTCAAGAAGCTCAGGTCCGACGGCATCGAGTGCGAGATCGTGTTCCTGCACGCAGACGACACGGTGCTGCTGAAGCGCTACGGTGAGAGCCATCGCCCCCATCCGTTGGCCGGCGAGGGCCGCTCCCTCAAGGACGCGATCCGTGCCGAGCGTGAACTCCTGGGCCCGCTGGCCGACGAAGCGGACATGGTGCTGGACAGCTCCCGCACCTCGGTGCACGAGCTGCGCGAGCTGGTGCGGGCCCGCATCCACCGCGAGAGCCGCCAGGCATTGTCGCTCCTGTTCCAGTCCTTCGGCTTCCGCCACGGCATCCCGGGGGACTCGGACTTCGTGTTCGATGCCCGCGGCCTGCCCAACCCCTACTGGGAACCCACCCTCAAGATGCTGTCCGGCCGCGACCTGGCGGTGGCGAAGTACTTGGACAGCCACGAGCCGGTGCGCAAGTTCGTCGCGGACATCGAGGGCTTCCTGGAATACTGGATCCCCAAGTTCGAGTCCTCCAACCGCCAGTACCTGACGGTCTCCATCGGCTGCACCGGCGGCTACCATCGTTCCGTATATGTGGTGGAGAAGCTGGCGGAGCACTTCCGCGCACAAGGCCGCGAGGTCCTCACCAAGCACAACGAGTTGAAGTGACCGGCGCCAGATCGG encodes:
- the lptB gene encoding LPS export ABC transporter ATP-binding protein is translated as MSTLKAENLVKRYRRREVVRGVSLGLERGEVVGLLGPNGAGKTTLFYMIVGLVPADGGSITLDGEDLTKLPVHARARLGLGYLPQEASVFRKLTVEDNILAILETRSDLGRKDRKQRLEELLEELHISHIRDGLGISLSGGERRRVEIARALAADPAFMLLDEPFAGVDPISVIDIQRIIDHLKARNIGVLVTDHNVRETLGICGRAYIINAGQVIAEGTPDSILANQEVRQVYLGENFRL
- the lptA gene encoding lipopolysaccharide transport periplasmic protein LptA codes for the protein MYPANRKPLLLAVFAVGLLAAGGAWALKTDKNQPINVQSDHGDFRSDPKDNSRGTGIYTGHVIITQGSIVLTADRAVLHIVNNELNSADVTGEPATFVQQPDQGAPMNGEAREITYDAGKNEIVLIDNARLSQAVGDAAGAGKHGEAKPDDMPGERLMTADRIRYNTDTQRVIARAGDDEQRVHISFPPKTAAPAPSTAARPVKPVPAAATHAGTPP
- a CDS encoding HAD hydrolase family protein — its product is MDLRERAARIKLVVFDVDGVFTDGSLYYGPGGEELKVFNVQDGQGVKRLLAAGIGAAVISGRDSAAVTRRMRDLGITHVFQGDEDKLPVLERLLKKLGLTLEQAAHVGDDLPDLPLFQRVGLAVATANAMPALKAAAHHVTAAGGGRGAVREVCDLLLTAQGHA
- a CDS encoding RNA polymerase factor sigma-54 — translated: MKPTLVLRQTQRLSLTPELRQALGLLQLSAMELSAKVREALEGNVLLEREDTATPEPEAGSAAETEPQVDWDSAAGSRESAGTWDDETDDFESAERGGQSLKEYLLWQLELARMSARDAAIGAAIIDSLNDDGYLTEPLEDIRQSLADSDEAPEADEMYAVLHRVQAFDPPGIAARDLKECLLLQLRQGDKTDPVRALATALVTSHLESIAAREHVRLCRLLGVERTALDTAMELIRELNPRPGAAIAGSPVDYVVPDVLVSRRGSGWFVELNPEAVPRIRVNAAYAAALHRGGDGGDLAQQLQEARWLVRSIRMRNETLLRVAQSIVRKQGGFLANGDEAMQPLLMKDLAQELELHESTVSRVVANKHMATPRGSVAFRHFFSGELPADDGGAFSATAIRAMIKKLVAQEDPRRPMSDNHITKALLDRGVHVARRTVAKYREALTIPPAHERRRLDQG
- the raiA gene encoding ribosome-associated translation inhibitor RaiA; amino-acid sequence: MKIDVTGHHVEITDALRTYVQNKFERLERHFDHVTGIHVVLTVSKLEHRAEATLNVSRAKLFADAVEADMYAAIDSLVDKLDRQVKKHKEKLSGHSDRASVRNAVPG
- the rapZ gene encoding RNase adapter RapZ, with the protein product MRLVILSGLSGSGKSVAIHMLEDLGYYCVDNIPAGHLQSFVRETLLTGDPAYQRMAVGVDARNRTEDIRAVPQTVKKLRSDGIECEIVFLHADDTVLLKRYGESHRPHPLAGEGRSLKDAIRAERELLGPLADEADMVLDSSRTSVHELRELVRARIHRESRQALSLLFQSFGFRHGIPGDSDFVFDARGLPNPYWEPTLKMLSGRDLAVAKYLDSHEPVRKFVADIEGFLEYWIPKFESSNRQYLTVSIGCTGGYHRSVYVVEKLAEHFRAQGREVLTKHNELK
- the lptC gene encoding LPS export ABC transporter periplasmic protein LptC → MNLRLTTLVLFLVAVAVGTVWLLRETELQGLQGERPKTHKPDYYFTDAIVTSLDLKGKPASELKAPRIIHHPDDDSVEVFLPRMRYFTKQGEPWYAEADHGLEPSGGNLVYLDGHVKMTHHDEHGGPPLVIDTDHLTVDLQTNVATTDDPVAMVKGVSHMTGTGMDGYMQDNRMVLRTNVKAFYVPSKP
- a CDS encoding KpsF/GutQ family sugar-phosphate isomerase; this encodes MIPDPAALTRIAREVLETEASAVSALTARLDGSFTEACRLMLACRGRVVVTGMGKSGHVAGKIAATLASTGTPAFFVHPGEASHGDLGMITGEDLVLALSNSGETSELVTILPLIKRLGVKLIALTGKPGSSLAKTADVHLDVSVAREADPLNLAPTASTTAALAMGDALAMAVLSARGFTHEDFARSHPGGSLGRRLLLRVEDIMHKGERVPSVPLGTSLSQALVEMTRKGLGMTAIVDAGGKVAGIYTDGDLRRTLDKQVDVHKAKVDEVMTRDCTTAAPDMLAGEALHILESRKFNGLLVVDKGGKLLGALNMHDLLRAGIV